From a region of the Streptomyces caniferus genome:
- the mrdA gene encoding penicillin-binding protein 2, with protein MSNLPETRTSRVGVRLIAIQILVFSLLLTLGGRLWYLQIRNGQEYATEAKNNHVQQVIEPATRGSILDARGVPLADNQTRLVVSASRTELLKMKDDGKAVLGRLAKVLGLSEKEIRNKVRLCDAKTPQPCWNGSPYQPIPITDEATTQQALQIRERSEDFPGISAEPTAVRRYAEPGNANTAQVLGYLSPVTDEEINKAKNTSSPFLRSDQIGRSGLERTYDRYLRGKAAVTRYEVDNLGRVIGQANSEKGQGGASVVTSIDARVQAIAEKQLEQAMKDARKVHDKNTGTNYKADSGAVVVMEAKTGRVVAMASNPSYDPNAWVGGISGKDYAHLTGKDSNYPLLNRAIQGQAAPGSIFKVISTTAAINAGYDFNGHYPCTSSYSIGGQVFKNFEGEGHGDISLGRALEVSCDTVFYRLSHDEWKKDGGDKPKKNPKDWFYRTAHQFGLGKETGIDLPNEVTGRVPDRKWKTDFWKANKAGWCEQAKAWPKKKDFGTKLAREGCLEGMKLHAYDSINYAIGQGDTLVTPIQMATIYGAIANGGTLYNPTVGKAIVSPDGKRVQPVKPTSHGKLPDSPKTLRQIDSALAGVATRGTAAWRFQGWPQDKIPMHAKTGTAEVYGKQTTSWFATYTKDYTIVMTIAQGGTGSGASGPAVRNIYNALYGVDEKGGINPKAALLPKPQGSLPKIEGDGSIEAQPIKPYVLPSPSASESPQ; from the coding sequence ATGAGTAATCTCCCGGAAACCCGTACCTCCCGGGTCGGCGTCCGGCTCATCGCCATCCAGATCCTGGTCTTCTCCCTGCTGCTGACCCTCGGCGGGCGGCTCTGGTACCTGCAGATCCGCAACGGCCAGGAGTACGCCACCGAGGCGAAGAACAACCACGTCCAGCAGGTCATCGAGCCCGCCACCCGCGGCTCGATCCTCGACGCGCGCGGGGTGCCGCTGGCCGACAACCAGACCCGTCTGGTCGTCTCCGCGAGCCGTACCGAGCTGCTGAAGATGAAGGACGACGGCAAGGCCGTGCTCGGCCGGCTGGCCAAGGTGCTCGGCCTCTCCGAGAAGGAGATCCGCAACAAGGTCCGGCTGTGCGACGCCAAGACGCCGCAGCCGTGCTGGAACGGCTCGCCGTACCAGCCGATCCCGATCACCGACGAGGCCACCACCCAGCAGGCCCTCCAGATCCGTGAGCGCTCCGAGGACTTCCCCGGCATCAGCGCCGAGCCCACCGCCGTGCGCCGCTACGCCGAGCCCGGCAACGCCAACACCGCCCAGGTGCTCGGCTACCTCTCGCCGGTGACCGACGAGGAGATCAACAAGGCCAAGAACACCAGCTCGCCGTTCCTGCGCTCCGACCAGATCGGCCGGTCCGGTCTGGAGCGCACGTACGACCGCTATCTGCGCGGCAAGGCCGCCGTCACCCGCTACGAGGTCGACAACCTCGGCCGGGTCATCGGCCAGGCCAACAGCGAGAAGGGCCAGGGCGGCGCGAGCGTCGTCACCAGCATCGACGCGAGGGTGCAGGCCATAGCGGAGAAGCAGCTCGAGCAGGCCATGAAGGACGCCCGCAAGGTGCACGACAAGAACACCGGCACCAACTACAAGGCCGACTCGGGCGCCGTGGTCGTGATGGAGGCCAAGACCGGCCGGGTGGTGGCCATGGCCTCCAACCCCAGCTACGACCCCAACGCCTGGGTCGGCGGCATCTCCGGCAAGGACTACGCGCACCTCACCGGCAAGGACTCCAACTACCCGCTGCTGAACCGCGCCATCCAGGGGCAGGCCGCCCCCGGCTCGATCTTCAAGGTCATCTCGACCACGGCGGCGATCAACGCGGGCTACGACTTCAACGGCCACTACCCCTGCACCAGCTCGTACAGCATCGGCGGCCAGGTCTTCAAGAACTTCGAGGGCGAGGGCCACGGCGACATCAGCCTGGGCCGGGCGCTGGAGGTCTCCTGCGACACCGTCTTCTACCGGCTCTCGCACGACGAGTGGAAGAAGGACGGCGGGGACAAGCCCAAGAAGAACCCCAAGGACTGGTTCTACCGGACCGCCCACCAGTTCGGTCTCGGCAAGGAGACCGGCATCGACCTCCCCAACGAGGTCACCGGCCGGGTCCCCGACCGCAAGTGGAAGACCGACTTCTGGAAGGCCAACAAGGCCGGCTGGTGCGAGCAGGCCAAGGCCTGGCCCAAGAAGAAGGACTTCGGCACCAAGCTCGCCCGTGAGGGCTGCCTCGAAGGCATGAAGCTGCACGCCTACGACTCCATCAACTACGCGATCGGGCAGGGCGACACCCTCGTCACCCCGATCCAGATGGCGACCATCTACGGCGCGATCGCCAACGGCGGCACCCTCTACAACCCGACCGTCGGCAAGGCGATCGTCAGCCCCGACGGCAAGCGGGTGCAGCCGGTCAAGCCCACCTCGCACGGCAAGCTGCCCGACAGCCCCAAGACGCTCCGGCAGATCGACTCCGCGCTGGCCGGTGTGGCCACCCGCGGTACCGCCGCCTGGCGCTTCCAGGGCTGGCCGCAGGACAAGATTCCGATGCACGCCAAGACCGGTACCGCCGAGGTCTACGGGAAGCAGACCACCTCGTGGTTCGCGACGTACACCAAGGACTACACGATCGTCATGACGATCGCCCAGGGCGGCACCGGCTCCGGCGCCTCCGGTCCGGCCGTGCGCAACATCTACAACGCGCTGTACGGAGTCGACGAGAAGGGGGGAATCAACCCGAAGGCGGCCCTGCTGCCGAAGCCCCAGGGCTCGCTCCCCAAGATCGAGGGTGACGGGAGCATCGAGGCTCAGCCCATCAAGCCGTATGTCCTGCCGTCGCCGTCCGCATCGGAGAGCCCACAGTGA
- a CDS encoding rod shape-determining protein, translating to MSFIGRDMAVDLGTANTLVYVRGRGIVLNEPSVVAINTNTGGILAVGAEAKKMIGRTPGNIVAVRPLKDGVIADFEITERMLRYFILKIHKRRYLARPRVVVCVPSGITGVERRAVIEASTQAGARQVHIIEEPMAAAIGSGLPVHEATGNMVVDIGGGTTEVAVISLGGIVTAQSIRVAGDELDNAIIQHIKKEYSLLLGERTAESIKITIGSAYDLEQDEHTEIRGRDLVSGLPKTVVISAAEVRKAIEEPVNSIVDAVKTTLDKCPPELSGDVMDRGIVLTGGGALLRGLDERLRRETGMPIHIAEDPLDSVALGSGKCVEEFEALQQVLDSQPRR from the coding sequence ATGTCGTTCATCGGCCGTGACATGGCTGTCGACCTCGGGACCGCCAACACGCTGGTGTACGTCAGGGGCCGCGGCATCGTCCTCAACGAGCCGTCGGTCGTGGCCATCAACACCAACACCGGCGGCATTCTCGCGGTAGGTGCTGAGGCGAAGAAGATGATCGGGCGCACGCCCGGCAACATCGTCGCCGTACGGCCCCTGAAAGACGGCGTGATCGCCGATTTCGAGATCACCGAGCGGATGCTCCGCTACTTCATCCTCAAGATCCACAAGCGGCGCTACCTCGCCCGCCCGCGGGTCGTCGTGTGTGTCCCCTCCGGCATCACCGGAGTGGAGCGCCGCGCGGTCATCGAGGCCTCCACCCAGGCCGGCGCGCGCCAGGTCCACATCATCGAGGAGCCGATGGCCGCCGCTATCGGCTCCGGCCTGCCGGTCCACGAGGCCACCGGCAACATGGTCGTGGACATCGGCGGCGGTACGACCGAGGTCGCGGTCATCTCGCTCGGCGGCATCGTCACCGCGCAGTCGATCCGGGTGGCCGGCGATGAGCTCGACAACGCGATCATCCAGCACATCAAGAAGGAGTACAGCCTTCTGCTGGGCGAGCGCACCGCCGAGAGCATCAAGATCACCATCGGTTCGGCGTACGACCTCGAACAGGACGAGCACACCGAGATCCGCGGCCGTGACCTGGTCTCCGGCCTGCCGAAGACCGTGGTGATCTCAGCCGCCGAGGTCCGCAAGGCCATCGAGGAACCGGTCAACTCCATCGTCGACGCGGTCAAGACGACGCTCGACAAGTGCCCGCCGGAGCTCTCCGGCGACGTCATGGACCGCGGCATCGTGCTCACCGGAGGCGGCGCCCTGCTCCGCGGCCTCGACGAGCGGCTGCGCCGCGAGACCGGTATGCCCATCCACATCGCCGAGGACCCGCTCGACTCCGTCGCGCTCGGTTCCGGCAAGTGCGTCGAGGAGTTCGAGGCCCTCCAGCAGGTCCTCGACTCCCAGCCGCGCAGGTAG
- the ndk gene encoding nucleoside-diphosphate kinase, which produces MSQRTLVLLKPDAVTRGLIGEIIGRIERKAGWTISALELRSLDRALLEQHYAEHVGKPFYEPLVAFMSSGPVVSMVVEGERVIEGVRMLAGPTDPIAAPGGSIRGDFGTITRENLIHASDSEESAEREIKIFFPGIS; this is translated from the coding sequence GTGAGCCAGCGCACCCTCGTCCTTCTCAAGCCTGACGCCGTCACGCGCGGTCTGATCGGCGAGATCATCGGCCGGATCGAGAGGAAGGCCGGCTGGACGATCAGCGCGCTGGAGCTGCGCAGCCTGGACCGCGCCCTTCTCGAGCAGCACTACGCCGAGCACGTCGGCAAGCCGTTCTACGAGCCCCTGGTCGCCTTCATGTCCTCCGGTCCGGTGGTCTCGATGGTCGTCGAGGGCGAGCGGGTGATCGAGGGCGTACGGATGCTCGCCGGTCCGACTGACCCGATTGCCGCGCCGGGTGGGTCCATTCGTGGGGACTTCGGAACGATCACCCGAGAGAATCTGATCCATGCGTCGGATTCCGAAGAGTCCGCCGAGCGCGAGATCAAGATTTTCTTCCCCGGCATTTCCTGA
- the mreC gene encoding rod shape-determining protein MreC produces MRDTRESRLLLVLLVAIAFALITVDIRGGEQSPLDGARQAAASAFGPVESGVARVVNPVGNAIGAVRDSGSRHNRISRLEHENEALKARLGSSDRNRSRAAELDKILKTAGTGQYGIKGAQVIAIGSAQGFSWTVTIDAGRRDGIARDMTVLNGDGLVGRVTTVGADTSTVLLAADPDFTVGTRMEKTNEIGFANGQGVRSLRVQLLNGKANIKRGDRLVTFGSSKDKPFVPGVPVGKVVRVEPSNGDLTRNLQVRPYVSFSQLDIVGVVVAPPRQDPRDTVLPPAPAKPKPTPTVTVTATPSASASPRS; encoded by the coding sequence GTGAGGGACACACGAGAGAGCCGGTTGCTGCTGGTGCTGCTGGTCGCGATCGCGTTCGCGCTGATCACGGTCGATATCCGCGGCGGCGAACAGTCCCCGCTCGATGGTGCCCGGCAAGCCGCCGCCTCCGCCTTCGGCCCGGTCGAGAGCGGCGTCGCCCGCGTCGTCAATCCGGTCGGCAACGCCATCGGCGCCGTGCGGGACTCCGGCAGCCGGCACAACCGGATCAGCAGGCTGGAGCACGAGAACGAGGCGCTGAAGGCCCGGCTCGGCTCCTCCGACCGCAACCGCAGCCGTGCCGCCGAGCTCGACAAGATCCTCAAGACCGCGGGCACCGGCCAGTACGGCATCAAGGGCGCGCAGGTCATCGCCATCGGCTCGGCCCAGGGCTTCTCCTGGACCGTCACCATCGACGCCGGGCGCCGTGACGGCATCGCCCGCGACATGACCGTGCTCAACGGCGACGGGCTGGTCGGCCGGGTCACCACCGTCGGCGCCGACACCTCCACCGTCCTGCTGGCCGCCGACCCCGACTTCACCGTCGGCACCCGCATGGAGAAGACCAACGAGATCGGCTTCGCCAACGGGCAGGGCGTCCGCTCGCTGCGCGTCCAGCTCCTCAACGGCAAGGCCAACATCAAGCGGGGCGACCGCCTGGTCACCTTCGGCTCCAGCAAGGACAAGCCGTTCGTGCCCGGTGTGCCCGTCGGCAAGGTCGTCAGGGTCGAGCCGTCCAACGGCGATCTGACCCGCAACCTCCAGGTCCGGCCCTACGTCTCCTTCTCCCAGCTCGACATCGTCGGCGTAGTCGTCGCACCGCCCCGCCAGGACCCGCGCGACACCGTCCTGCCGCCCGCGCCCGCGAAACCCAAACCGACGCCGACGGTCACCGTCACGGCCACCCCCTCCGCGAGCGCCTCTCCCAGGAGCTGA
- the folC gene encoding bifunctional tetrahydrofolate synthase/dihydrofolate synthase, protein MSERPQNDDPDPNEAFDELVEAETDRDPDLAVIEAGSRTLRAQAGPPQGDGIPARPADPEVDRALRAVEDELAGRWGETKLDPSVQRIAALLDILGQPQRAYPSIHITGTNGKTSTARMIESLLSAFDLRTGRYTSPHVQSITERISLDAAPISAEQFIETYRDIAPYVEMVDSQQEYRLSFFEVLTAMAYAAFADSPVDVAVVEVGMGGTWDATNVIDGDVAVVTPISLDHTDRLGETPEQIAGEKSGIIKKDATVVLAQQPVDAASVMLKRAVEVDATVAREGMEFGVISREVAVGGQMLTLRGLGGEYPEVFLPLYGAHQAHNAAVALAAVEAFFGVGSDHARTLDIDTIRSAFAAVSSPGRMEVVRRSPTVVLDAAHNPAGARAAAEAVTEAFGFSRLVGVVGASGDKDVRGFLEAFEPIFAEVVVTRNSSHRAMDPDELAAIAVEVFGAERVQVEPRLDDALEAAITLAEEEGEFSGAGVLVTGSVITVGEARLLMGRS, encoded by the coding sequence GTGAGCGAGCGCCCCCAGAACGACGACCCCGACCCGAACGAAGCCTTCGACGAACTGGTCGAGGCGGAGACCGACCGTGACCCGGATCTTGCGGTGATCGAGGCCGGCAGCCGGACCCTGCGCGCCCAGGCCGGGCCGCCGCAGGGGGACGGGATTCCCGCCCGCCCGGCCGACCCCGAGGTCGACCGCGCGTTGCGCGCCGTCGAGGACGAGCTGGCCGGCCGCTGGGGCGAGACCAAGCTCGACCCGTCGGTACAGCGCATCGCGGCGCTGCTGGACATCCTCGGTCAGCCGCAGCGCGCCTACCCGTCCATCCACATCACGGGCACCAACGGCAAGACCAGCACCGCCCGCATGATCGAGTCCCTGCTGTCCGCCTTCGACCTGCGCACGGGCCGCTACACCAGCCCGCACGTCCAGTCGATCACCGAGCGGATCAGCCTGGACGCCGCCCCGATCTCCGCCGAGCAGTTCATCGAGACGTACCGGGACATCGCCCCGTACGTGGAGATGGTCGACTCCCAGCAGGAGTACCGCCTGTCGTTCTTCGAGGTGCTCACGGCCATGGCGTACGCCGCCTTCGCCGACAGCCCCGTGGACGTCGCGGTCGTCGAGGTCGGCATGGGCGGCACCTGGGACGCGACGAACGTCATCGACGGCGATGTCGCCGTGGTCACCCCGATCTCGCTGGACCACACCGACCGGCTGGGGGAGACGCCCGAGCAGATCGCCGGCGAGAAGTCCGGGATCATCAAGAAGGACGCCACGGTCGTGCTGGCCCAGCAGCCGGTGGACGCGGCCTCGGTGATGCTCAAGCGCGCGGTCGAGGTGGATGCCACGGTCGCCCGAGAGGGCATGGAGTTCGGGGTCATCTCCCGTGAGGTCGCGGTCGGCGGGCAGATGCTGACGCTGCGCGGACTGGGCGGCGAGTACCCCGAGGTCTTCCTGCCGCTGTACGGCGCCCATCAGGCGCACAACGCCGCGGTGGCGCTCGCCGCGGTCGAGGCGTTCTTCGGCGTCGGCTCGGACCACGCCCGCACGCTGGACATCGACACCATCCGCTCCGCGTTCGCCGCCGTCAGTTCGCCCGGCCGGATGGAGGTCGTGCGGCGCAGCCCGACGGTCGTGCTGGACGCGGCGCACAACCCCGCGGGTGCGCGGGCGGCGGCCGAGGCGGTCACCGAGGCGTTCGGCTTCAGCCGGCTGGTGGGTGTCGTCGGGGCCAGCGGGGACAAGGACGTACGCGGCTTCCTGGAGGCGTTCGAGCCGATCTTCGCCGAGGTCGTGGTGACGCGTAATTCAAGCCATCGTGCGATGGATCCCGATGAGCTGGCGGCCATCGCCGTCGAGGTCTTCGGCGCCGAGCGGGTCCAGGTCGAGCCGCGGCTCGACGACGCCCTGGAGGCGGCGATCACCCTCGCCGAGGAAGAGGGCGAGTTCTCCGGAGCGGGTGTCCTGGTGACCGGCTCGGTGATCACGGTCGGCGAGGCCCGGCTGCTGATGGGGAGGAGCTGA
- a CDS encoding peptidoglycan D,D-transpeptidase FtsI family protein, whose protein sequence is MNKPLRRASIFCLSLIVALMGWATWIQGAKAGDYREDPHNPRVAIGKYAAPMGNILVGGEPVTGSAATSSTLKYKRTYKDGPLYAPVTGFTSQIYGSNQLESLYGDLLDGSDSRLQTPADALTRTRAKGGDVATTIDPAVQKAGYRALAGKKGAAVAMDPATGRILGMVSTPSVDPGKFAGSAGSDQRAWKKLSGDAEHPEVNRALRQPLPPGSTFKLVVAAAALENGLYSSVDEPTDSPDPYTLPHTRTKLTNENASAPCKNADIRTALQYSCNTVFAKMAVDLGKDKVKAQAEKFGFDDDKVDTPVRAGKSVYPSDMDEAQTALSGIGQFDDQATPLQMTMISSAIANGGELKKPQLVDKLTDGGGNTVQDFGPAAYGDGRTMSARTADQLQSAMQTVVDKGTGSGAKIGGLTVGGKTGTAQHGVDNSGTPYAWFVSYAQDGKGHQVAVAVMVEDGHAARNEVSGNGLAAPTARAMMKAALT, encoded by the coding sequence ATGAACAAGCCCCTGCGCCGGGCCTCGATCTTCTGCCTGTCCCTCATCGTCGCGCTGATGGGCTGGGCCACCTGGATCCAGGGCGCGAAGGCGGGCGACTACAGGGAGGACCCGCACAATCCGCGGGTGGCGATCGGCAAGTACGCGGCCCCGATGGGCAACATCCTGGTCGGCGGGGAGCCCGTGACCGGCTCCGCCGCCACCTCCTCCACGCTCAAGTACAAGCGGACCTACAAGGACGGCCCGCTCTACGCCCCGGTCACCGGCTTCACCTCGCAGATCTACGGCAGCAACCAGCTGGAGAGCCTCTACGGCGACCTCCTCGACGGCTCCGACAGCCGGCTGCAGACCCCTGCCGACGCGCTGACCCGCACCCGGGCCAAGGGCGGCGACGTGGCCACCACCATCGACCCCGCGGTGCAGAAGGCCGGCTACCGGGCGCTGGCGGGCAAGAAGGGCGCCGCCGTCGCCATGGACCCGGCCACGGGGCGGATCCTGGGCATGGTCAGCACCCCGTCGGTCGACCCGGGGAAGTTCGCGGGGTCCGCCGGGTCCGACCAGCGGGCCTGGAAGAAGCTGTCCGGCGACGCGGAGCACCCGGAGGTCAACCGGGCGCTGCGGCAGCCGCTGCCGCCCGGCTCCACGTTCAAGCTGGTGGTCGCCGCGGCCGCGCTGGAGAACGGCCTGTACTCCTCGGTGGACGAGCCCACCGACAGTCCCGACCCGTACACGCTTCCGCACACCCGCACCAAACTCACCAACGAGAACGCCTCCGCACCCTGCAAGAACGCCGACATCCGCACCGCGCTCCAGTACTCCTGCAACACCGTCTTCGCGAAGATGGCCGTCGACCTGGGCAAGGACAAGGTGAAGGCGCAGGCCGAGAAGTTCGGCTTCGACGACGACAAGGTGGACACCCCGGTGCGGGCCGGCAAGAGCGTCTACCCCTCCGACATGGACGAGGCGCAGACCGCGCTCTCCGGGATCGGCCAGTTCGACGACCAGGCCACCCCGCTGCAGATGACGATGATCTCCTCGGCCATCGCGAACGGCGGCGAGCTCAAGAAGCCGCAGCTGGTCGACAAGCTGACCGACGGCGGCGGCAACACCGTCCAGGACTTCGGACCGGCTGCCTACGGCGACGGCAGGACCATGTCGGCGCGTACGGCGGACCAGCTGCAGTCGGCGATGCAGACGGTCGTGGACAAGGGCACCGGATCCGGCGCGAAGATCGGCGGACTGACCGTCGGCGGCAAGACGGGCACCGCCCAGCACGGCGTCGACAACAGCGGCACGCCCTACGCCTGGTTCGTCTCGTACGCCCAGGACGGCAAGGGACACCAGGTGGCGGTGGCCGTGATGGTCGAGGACGGGCACGCTGCCCGCAACGAGGTCTCCGGCAACGGCCTGGCGGCGCCGACCGCGCGGGCCATGATGAAGGCGGCCCTGACGTAG
- a CDS encoding DUF4233 domain-containing protein, translated as MRTLCASTLIGEFFVIGFAGLVAMQMTELSAATVWTVSGIAMLLSLLLCGMLSRPGGVQLGWVLQIALIASGFVVPTMFFLGVVFAALWWASVHYGRKIDEAKARWAAQSEAPGEPA; from the coding sequence GTGCGCACGCTGTGTGCCAGCACCCTGATAGGCGAATTCTTCGTGATCGGCTTCGCCGGTCTGGTCGCGATGCAGATGACCGAGCTGTCGGCGGCCACGGTCTGGACGGTCAGCGGGATCGCGATGCTGCTGAGCCTCCTGCTGTGCGGGATGCTCAGCCGTCCGGGTGGTGTCCAGCTCGGCTGGGTGCTGCAGATCGCCCTGATCGCCAGCGGTTTCGTGGTCCCGACGATGTTCTTCCTGGGTGTGGTCTTCGCGGCCCTGTGGTGGGCGTCGGTCCACTACGGCCGCAAGATCGATGAGGCGAAGGCCCGTTGGGCGGCACAGTCCGAGGCGCCGGGGGAACCTGCCTAG
- the mreD gene encoding rod shape-determining protein MreD has protein sequence MRINRILLSAPLVVVALVIQVTLLARLQLPGAVPDLLLLVVLGLALVYGHVGGALVGFFAGLLADLAPPSDHAIGRYALVLCVIGYAAGLTKPESGRHRSATLPLLVVLGAAVGSTLMYAGVGALVGDTAARHVGIVGLLLSATLYDLLLAPFTVPLVMALARRTEGDLLAGDSSGSQGGAAGSRDAGYGWLTTGTGLKASRGAMKSLRTGTGIGSQRGSLLGKSARDKVGRIKGVKRL, from the coding sequence ATGCGCATCAACCGGATCCTGCTCTCGGCCCCGCTGGTGGTCGTTGCCCTCGTCATCCAGGTCACCCTTCTCGCCAGACTCCAGCTTCCCGGCGCGGTACCGGATCTGCTGCTGCTCGTCGTGCTCGGTCTGGCGCTGGTCTACGGCCATGTCGGCGGCGCCCTGGTCGGCTTCTTCGCCGGTCTGCTGGCCGACCTCGCCCCGCCCTCCGACCACGCCATCGGCCGCTATGCGCTGGTGCTCTGCGTCATCGGCTACGCCGCGGGCCTGACCAAGCCGGAATCGGGCCGGCACCGCTCGGCGACGCTGCCGCTGCTCGTCGTCCTCGGTGCCGCCGTCGGCTCGACGCTGATGTACGCCGGCGTCGGCGCGCTGGTCGGTGACACCGCCGCCCGCCACGTCGGCATCGTCGGACTGCTGCTCAGCGCCACCCTCTACGACCTGCTGCTGGCCCCCTTCACCGTGCCGCTGGTGATGGCGCTGGCGCGCAGAACCGAGGGCGATCTGCTGGCCGGCGACAGTTCCGGCAGTCAGGGCGGCGCGGCCGGCAGCCGGGACGCGGGCTACGGCTGGCTGACCACCGGTACCGGCCTCAAGGCCAGCCGCGGTGCCATGAAATCCCTGCGCACGGGGACGGGCATCGGCAGCCAGCGCGGCAGTCTGCTCGGCAAGTCGGCCCGCGACAAGGTGGGCCGCATCAAGGGGGTCAAGCGACTGTGA